A single region of the Demequina sp. genome encodes:
- the coaA gene encoding type I pantothenate kinase produces the protein MRQNGAVSARPESPFITLDREEWAALADSTPLPLTEEDIARVRGLGDPIDLVEVDVVYRPLSRLLDLYSESVGRLHDATSAFLGERTSRTPFVIGIAGSVAVGKSTTARVLRELMARWPGSPRVELITTDGFLYPNAVLEQRGLLQRKGFPESYDRRALRSFVWAVKSGVAEVTAPVYSHITYDIVPGASVTVRRPDILIVEGLNVLAPPMRRAEGGLSHAISDYFDVSIYVDAEPDDARRWYIDRFLELRRTAFSRPDSYFHTYAALSDDEAVARASYIWDTINAPNLMRNIAPTQSRATIILRKGPDHHVESVSLRKL, from the coding sequence GTGCGCCAGAATGGTGCCGTGTCCGCGCGCCCTGAGAGCCCCTTCATCACGCTCGACCGCGAGGAATGGGCCGCTCTCGCCGACTCAACGCCGCTGCCTCTCACTGAAGAGGACATCGCGCGCGTCCGCGGCCTTGGCGACCCCATCGACCTGGTCGAGGTTGACGTTGTCTATAGGCCACTATCGCGCCTGCTAGACCTCTATTCGGAGTCCGTTGGGCGCCTGCACGACGCTACCTCGGCTTTTCTTGGCGAGCGCACCTCGCGCACGCCGTTCGTGATCGGCATCGCGGGGTCGGTCGCGGTGGGAAAGTCCACCACCGCGCGCGTCTTGCGCGAGCTCATGGCCCGCTGGCCCGGTTCGCCACGGGTGGAACTGATCACCACGGACGGCTTCCTGTATCCGAACGCGGTGCTCGAGCAGCGAGGGCTGCTGCAGCGCAAGGGCTTCCCCGAGTCCTATGACCGGCGCGCGCTGCGGTCCTTTGTGTGGGCGGTGAAAAGCGGTGTCGCGGAGGTGACCGCCCCCGTGTATTCGCACATCACCTATGACATCGTGCCCGGCGCCTCGGTGACTGTGCGCAGGCCGGACATCCTCATCGTCGAGGGCCTCAACGTGCTCGCTCCGCCGATGCGCAGAGCCGAGGGCGGGCTCAGCCACGCGATCAGCGACTACTTCGACGTCTCGATCTACGTGGACGCAGAGCCCGACGACGCTCGCCGCTGGTACATCGACCGGTTCCTTGAGCTGCGCCGCACCGCCTTCTCACGGCCCGACTCCTACTTCCACACCTACGCGGCGCTGAGCGACGACGAGGCCGTAGCCCGAGCGTCGTACATCTGGGACACGATCAACGCGCCCAACCTGATGCGAAACATCGCGCCCACGCAGTCGAGGGCCACGATCATCCTGCGCAAGGGGCCGGACCACCACGTGGAATCGGTGAGCCTGCGGAAGCTCTAG
- the glmS gene encoding glutamine--fructose-6-phosphate transaminase (isomerizing), which yields MCGIVGYVGSGAASGRSQGVVMGGLARLEYRGYDSAGIAVVTEDEDRLDVAKRAGKLVNLAKALAEDPLHDGTAAIGHTRWATHGAPTDANAHPHLAAGGRIAIIHNGIIENFAALRADLTKDGVIFQSETDTEVAGHLLAREVESGKTLTEAMRSIVGQLEGAFTLLAVDAREPHVVVGARRNSPLVVGLGEGENFLASDVVAFIEHTRDALELGQDEVVEITPEGVIVTDANGTVVEREPYHVDWDAEAAQKGGFATFMEKEIFEEPAAVADTLRGRIDARGKLQLDAGRVDEAVLNSVDKIVIIACGTAAYAGHVAKYAIEHWTRIPVEVELAHEFRYRDPVVNLRTLVVAISQSGETMDTIMAVRHAQQQGANVIAIVNAQGSTIAREADAVLYTRAGPEIAVASTKAFVAQITAAYLLGIYLAELRGNKFPDEIAALLSQLGDIPAKIQWIIDSSETVRSVARSLADERTVLFLGRHVGFPIALEGALKLKELAYIHAEGFAAGELKHGPIALVEDGQPVIIILPSPRGRESLHSKVVSNVQEVRARGARTFVIAEEGDTVAADYAEQVFYVPQAPVLMQPLLAVVPLHLFALELATAKGHDVDQPRNLAKSVTVE from the coding sequence ATGTGTGGAATCGTCGGGTACGTAGGTTCGGGTGCGGCAAGTGGACGTTCGCAGGGCGTGGTGATGGGGGGCTTGGCGCGCCTCGAGTACCGCGGATACGACTCCGCGGGCATCGCCGTGGTCACCGAGGACGAGGATCGGCTCGACGTCGCCAAGCGCGCGGGCAAGCTCGTCAACCTCGCCAAGGCGCTCGCGGAGGACCCGCTGCACGACGGCACGGCCGCTATCGGCCACACCCGGTGGGCCACGCACGGCGCGCCGACGGACGCCAACGCCCATCCGCACCTTGCGGCGGGCGGCCGCATCGCGATCATCCACAACGGCATCATCGAGAACTTCGCCGCCCTGCGCGCGGACCTCACCAAGGACGGCGTGATCTTCCAGTCGGAGACGGACACCGAGGTGGCAGGCCACCTGTTGGCGCGCGAGGTGGAATCCGGGAAGACCCTCACGGAGGCGATGCGCTCTATCGTGGGCCAGCTGGAGGGCGCTTTCACGCTGCTTGCCGTGGACGCTCGCGAGCCGCACGTGGTGGTCGGTGCCCGGCGCAATTCGCCCCTCGTGGTGGGTCTCGGTGAAGGAGAGAACTTCCTCGCCAGCGACGTGGTCGCGTTCATCGAGCATACGCGTGACGCCCTCGAGCTTGGTCAGGACGAGGTCGTGGAGATCACCCCCGAGGGCGTGATCGTGACCGACGCGAACGGCACCGTCGTGGAGCGCGAGCCGTACCACGTGGACTGGGACGCGGAGGCGGCCCAGAAGGGCGGCTTCGCCACCTTCATGGAGAAGGAGATCTTCGAGGAGCCGGCCGCCGTCGCAGACACCCTGCGCGGCCGAATCGACGCCCGCGGCAAGCTGCAGCTGGACGCGGGCCGCGTCGACGAGGCCGTCCTCAACTCGGTGGACAAGATCGTCATCATCGCATGCGGCACCGCCGCCTACGCGGGCCACGTGGCCAAGTACGCGATCGAGCACTGGACGCGCATCCCCGTGGAGGTGGAGCTCGCCCACGAGTTCCGCTACCGCGACCCCGTGGTGAACCTCCGCACCCTCGTGGTCGCGATCAGCCAGTCCGGCGAGACGATGGACACGATCATGGCCGTGCGCCACGCGCAGCAGCAGGGCGCCAATGTCATCGCCATCGTGAATGCGCAGGGCTCGACGATCGCCCGCGAGGCCGACGCGGTGCTCTACACCCGCGCGGGTCCCGAGATCGCCGTGGCCTCGACCAAGGCGTTCGTGGCGCAGATCACGGCCGCCTACCTGCTCGGCATCTACCTGGCCGAGCTCCGCGGCAACAAGTTCCCCGACGAGATCGCCGCGCTGCTCTCGCAACTCGGCGACATCCCAGCGAAGATCCAGTGGATCATCGACTCCTCGGAGACCGTGCGCTCCGTGGCACGAAGCCTCGCGGACGAGCGCACCGTCCTGTTCCTAGGGCGCCACGTTGGCTTCCCCATCGCCCTCGAGGGTGCGCTCAAACTCAAGGAGCTCGCATACATCCATGCGGAGGGCTTCGCGGCAGGCGAGCTGAAGCATGGCCCCATCGCGCTCGTCGAGGACGGCCAACCCGTCATCATCATCCTGCCCAGCCCCCGCGGTCGCGAGTCGCTGCACTCCAAGGTGGTCAGCAATGTGCAGGAGGTCCGCGCTCGCGGCGCCCGTACGTTCGTCATCGCCGAGGAGGGCGACACCGTCGCGGCCGACTACGCCGAGCAGGTCTTCTACGTGCCGCAGGCGCCCGTGCTCATGCAGCCGCTCCTCGCCGTAGTGCCCCTGCACCTCTTCGCTCTCGAGCTCGCCACGGCGAAGGGCCACGACGTGGACCAGCCTCGCAACCTCGCCAAATCGGTGACGGTCGAGTAG
- a CDS encoding holo-ACP synthase, whose product MAILGLGIDVVAISRFEESIERSPGFLERVFTPAERDRSTASLAARWAAKEALAKALGSPGGLNWQDAEVVSEPSGRPTLVVRGTVAARAAELGIATFHLSLSHDAGIASAVVVGEG is encoded by the coding sequence GTGGCGATCCTGGGCCTGGGCATCGACGTGGTGGCGATCTCCCGCTTCGAGGAGTCGATCGAACGCTCGCCCGGCTTCCTCGAGCGCGTCTTCACCCCCGCAGAGCGCGACCGCTCCACCGCGAGCCTCGCCGCCCGCTGGGCCGCCAAGGAGGCCCTCGCCAAGGCGCTCGGAAGCCCGGGCGGGCTCAACTGGCAGGACGCTGAAGTGGTGAGCGAGCCGTCGGGCCGCCCGACGCTCGTGGTGAGGGGGACGGTAGCGGCGAGAGCCGCGGAACTCGGGATAGCGACGTTCCACCTGTCGCTGTCGCACGACGCGGGCATCGCGTCCGCCGTGGTTGTAGGGGAGGGCTGA
- the alr gene encoding alanine racemase: MSRLAIRVDYDAITRNVEELARRANGAQVMAVVKADAYGHGLVEAARAARVGGAAWLGVAQPDEALQLRQAGDEGRILTWLYGPELPAARLLAAGVDLSVGSPEVLGKILAVARETGHVARLHLCVDTGLGREGVQPARLDGLMELIAAAQAEGLVKLVGIWSHFAWADQPGHATIDAQAEVFRAAVVRLEQHGLEVELRHLANSAATLTRPDLHFDLVRPGIAVYGLPPVPDPSGANWGLTPAMSVTSELVLVKDVPAGQGVSYGHEYVTRIPTTLGLVAAGYADGLMRAAGNVCEVSIRGRRYTIAGRVCMDQFVVDLGPVTECVVGDEVVLVGAGGPSAREWADALGTIDYEVVCRFGGLRPKAA, translated from the coding sequence ATGAGCAGGCTCGCGATTCGAGTGGACTACGACGCGATCACGCGCAACGTGGAGGAGTTGGCGCGGCGCGCCAACGGCGCCCAGGTGATGGCCGTGGTGAAGGCCGACGCGTACGGGCACGGCCTGGTGGAGGCGGCGCGGGCCGCTCGCGTTGGGGGCGCAGCGTGGCTCGGGGTCGCGCAGCCCGACGAGGCGCTGCAACTTCGCCAGGCGGGCGACGAGGGGCGCATCCTCACGTGGCTCTACGGGCCGGAGCTGCCGGCCGCGCGGCTGCTCGCCGCCGGGGTTGACCTGTCCGTTGGTTCTCCAGAAGTGCTTGGCAAGATTCTTGCCGTGGCGCGCGAGACCGGCCACGTGGCGCGGCTCCACCTGTGCGTGGACACGGGGCTCGGCCGCGAGGGCGTGCAGCCGGCACGGCTCGACGGGCTCATGGAGCTCATCGCCGCCGCCCAGGCGGAGGGGCTCGTCAAGCTCGTCGGCATCTGGTCGCACTTCGCGTGGGCCGACCAGCCAGGGCACGCGACCATCGACGCACAGGCGGAGGTGTTCCGCGCGGCCGTGGTGCGGCTCGAGCAGCATGGGCTCGAGGTGGAGCTGCGGCACCTCGCGAACTCGGCCGCCACGCTGACCCGCCCGGACCTGCACTTCGACCTTGTGCGCCCCGGAATCGCCGTCTACGGCCTCCCGCCCGTTCCCGACCCGTCCGGCGCGAACTGGGGCCTCACGCCCGCGATGTCCGTCACCTCGGAACTCGTACTCGTCAAGGACGTGCCGGCGGGCCAGGGCGTGAGCTATGGCCACGAGTACGTGACGCGCATCCCCACCACGCTCGGCCTCGTGGCCGCCGGGTACGCGGACGGACTCATGCGCGCCGCAGGCAACGTGTGCGAGGTGTCCATCCGCGGGCGCCGCTACACCATCGCGGGCCGCGTGTGCATGGACCAGTTCGTGGTGGACCTCGGCCCCGTCACCGAGTGCGTCGTTGGCGACGAGGTGGTGTTGGTTGGCGCGGGCGGGCCAAGCGCCCGCGAATGGGCCGACGCTCTTGGCACCATTGACTACGAGGTCGTCTGCCGCTTTGGTGGGCTTCGTCCCAAGGCGGCCTGA
- the tsaE gene encoding tRNA (adenosine(37)-N6)-threonylcarbamoyltransferase complex ATPase subunit type 1 TsaE produces MAHVISDGDAMRSFAASVVAPLVRPGDLLLLTGDLGAGKTTFTQGLGEALGVRGPIASPTFIIARTHPSLVGGPSLIHVDAYRLSSLAELDDLDLDATLEDSVTVVEWGDPAAALSDDRLHVTISRTRGGDIDPEAPDGGDRVVTLSGHGERWAGVSFGGDQ; encoded by the coding sequence ATGGCTCATGTGATCTCTGACGGCGACGCGATGAGGTCGTTCGCCGCCTCGGTGGTCGCGCCCTTGGTGCGTCCGGGGGATCTGCTGCTCCTTACCGGCGACCTGGGAGCGGGGAAGACCACCTTCACTCAGGGACTTGGGGAGGCGCTGGGGGTGCGCGGGCCCATCGCGAGCCCCACCTTCATTATCGCGCGCACGCACCCCTCGCTCGTAGGGGGTCCGTCGCTGATTCACGTGGACGCCTATCGGCTCTCCTCGCTGGCGGAGCTCGACGACCTTGACCTCGACGCGACGCTCGAGGACTCCGTGACGGTCGTGGAGTGGGGCGACCCGGCCGCTGCGCTGTCCGATGACCGGCTGCACGTGACGATCTCGCGCACCCGCGGCGGGGACATCGATCCCGAGGCGCCTGACGGCGGTGACCGGGTGGTGACGCTGTCGGGTCACGGGGAGCGCTGGGCCGGGGTGTCCTTTGGGGGCGACCAGTGA
- the tsaB gene encoding tRNA (adenosine(37)-N6)-threonylcarbamoyltransferase complex dimerization subunit type 1 TsaB — protein MILAIDTSGAIAVAAVADTGEVLAERTEYAPRGHAELLAGMVDAVLRDAGGRKPSRIVVGTGPATFTGLRVGLVTARTLGYAWGVPVEGVCSLDALGAEFGTCTAVTDARRREVYWARYEDGVRVAGPEVAFPGDVDVAGRVVGRGAALYPDVFTDATAADPNPALLVRVADGARASGLAMPTEPLYLRRPDVHGVPGA, from the coding sequence GTGATTCTCGCGATTGACACGTCTGGGGCCATTGCGGTGGCGGCGGTGGCTGACACGGGCGAGGTCCTTGCCGAGCGCACCGAGTATGCGCCGCGCGGCCACGCCGAGCTGCTCGCCGGCATGGTGGACGCGGTGCTGCGCGACGCCGGCGGCCGGAAGCCATCGCGGATTGTCGTTGGCACCGGGCCCGCGACCTTCACGGGGCTGCGCGTTGGGCTCGTGACGGCACGCACGCTCGGCTACGCGTGGGGCGTGCCCGTGGAGGGCGTGTGCTCTCTCGACGCGCTCGGCGCCGAGTTCGGCACATGCACCGCGGTGACCGACGCCCGCCGCCGCGAGGTGTACTGGGCGCGCTACGAGGACGGGGTTCGCGTCGCGGGTCCCGAGGTGGCCTTTCCCGGCGACGTTGACGTCGCCGGCCGCGTCGTAGGACGCGGCGCCGCGCTCTACCCGGACGTCTTCACGGACGCAACCGCCGCCGACCCCAACCCCGCACTGCTGGTGCGCGTGGCGGATGGCGCGAGAGCGTCGGGCCTCGCCATGCCAACGGAACCTCTGTACCTGAGGCGACCGGACGTGCACGGGGTGCCGGGCGCGTGA
- the rimI gene encoding ribosomal protein S18-alanine N-acetyltransferase: MTDSGPIELRDLSEADLPWVAEQEQLIFGAAAWSLALIRDDFAFGGKRYRGAYVVDELVGYAIYGYDGDAFSLMNIAVVPAARRLGIGRAFMEDFLAEATRLGAREAWLEVSVANPSALALYRAYGFEDVRIRPRYYQPENEDALVMRRAMTDRVT; the protein is encoded by the coding sequence GTGACGGACTCGGGGCCGATCGAGCTGCGCGATCTGAGCGAGGCGGACCTGCCCTGGGTCGCCGAGCAGGAGCAGCTCATCTTTGGCGCGGCCGCGTGGTCGCTAGCGCTCATCCGCGATGACTTTGCTTTCGGCGGGAAGCGCTATCGCGGCGCCTACGTGGTCGACGAGCTGGTGGGTTACGCGATCTACGGGTACGACGGCGACGCGTTCAGCCTCATGAACATCGCTGTGGTGCCCGCGGCACGGCGGCTGGGGATAGGGCGCGCGTTCATGGAGGACTTCCTCGCGGAGGCAACGCGACTGGGCGCGCGGGAGGCGTGGCTCGAGGTGTCGGTGGCGAATCCCTCTGCCCTGGCGCTGTACCGGGCATACGGGTTCGAGGACGTGCGGATTCGGCCGCGCTACTACCAGCCGGAGAACGAGGATGCGCTCGTGATGCGACGCGCGATGACGGATAGGGTGACGTGA
- the tsaD gene encoding tRNA (adenosine(37)-N6)-threonylcarbamoyltransferase complex transferase subunit TsaD, which produces MLVLGIESTCDETGVALVRGTELIADVTASSMDEHARFGGIVPEVASRAHLEAFVPTLDEALSRAGLGLGDVDAIAVAAGPGLVGSLTVGVSAAKALSLALNRPLYGVNHVIGHAVVDELVHGQFPERTMALVVSGGHTSLLLFEGGVTNVTELGHTLDDAAGEAFDKVGRLLGLPYPGGPHIDRLAREGDPKAIPFPRALTAPKDQAKHAYDFSFSGLKTAVARWVENCRDSGREVPVADVAASFADAVADVLVAKTLRACEEHGVSTLVIGGGFSANSQLRELAAARGSSAGIDVRIPPIRYCTDNGAMIAALGSALVRDDAQPSSLGIGVDSSMPLSTVLV; this is translated from the coding sequence ATGCTGGTCCTGGGAATCGAGTCGACGTGCGACGAGACCGGCGTTGCCCTCGTGCGCGGCACCGAGTTGATCGCTGACGTCACCGCCTCCTCGATGGACGAGCACGCGCGGTTCGGAGGGATCGTGCCGGAGGTTGCCTCGCGCGCGCACCTCGAGGCCTTCGTCCCGACGCTGGATGAGGCGCTCTCGCGCGCGGGCTTGGGCCTGGGGGACGTGGACGCGATCGCCGTTGCGGCGGGACCTGGGCTTGTCGGCTCGCTGACCGTTGGTGTGTCCGCGGCGAAGGCGCTGTCCCTGGCGCTGAACCGGCCGCTCTACGGTGTCAACCACGTCATCGGGCACGCGGTGGTCGACGAACTGGTGCACGGGCAGTTCCCCGAGCGGACCATGGCGCTCGTGGTCAGCGGCGGCCACACGTCGCTGCTGCTGTTCGAGGGCGGCGTCACCAACGTCACCGAATTGGGCCACACCCTCGACGACGCCGCCGGGGAGGCGTTCGACAAGGTCGGCCGCCTCCTGGGCCTGCCGTACCCCGGCGGCCCGCACATCGACCGCCTCGCGCGCGAGGGCGACCCCAAGGCCATTCCGTTCCCCCGCGCGCTCACCGCGCCGAAGGACCAGGCAAAGCACGCCTACGACTTCTCCTTCAGCGGACTCAAGACCGCGGTGGCGCGGTGGGTGGAGAACTGCCGCGACTCCGGTCGCGAGGTCCCGGTGGCCGACGTTGCCGCGAGTTTCGCGGACGCCGTCGCCGACGTCCTGGTCGCCAAGACGCTGCGCGCGTGCGAGGAGCATGGCGTTTCCACCTTGGTTATCGGCGGGGGGTTCAGCGCGAACTCGCAGCTGCGTGAGCTCGCCGCCGCCCGTGGGTCCTCGGCTGGCATCGACGTGCGCATCCCGCCGATTCGCTACTGCACGGACAACGGTGCGATGATCGCGGCTCTCGGTTCGGCGCTGGTGCGGGACGATGCGCAGCCGTCTTCGCTCGGCATCGGTGTCGACTCCTCGATGCCGTTGAGTACCGTGCTTGTATGA
- a CDS encoding ArgP/LysG family DNA-binding transcriptional regulator: MNIPVHLAATLAAAVDHGSLDAAATALHITPPAVSQRIRQLEHVTGQVLLIRSRPVQATAAGLAVLRFARQVEHLDSVTRQELGLHGRSVSIPIGVNADSLATWLLAPLTKLASSSSITFDLHRDDQEHTLELLERGVVLAAVTSQPEPVPGCSVRPLGAITYRAAASASYARRWLAGGPTPSALESAPLVDFDRRDELQSLWLKAMGADPAAPPRHRIPSTSDMTHAIRMGLGWGMVITIEGHDHSAGLQLLGGEPVAVPLYWQQWRASSDLLDSVATHIEEAARPLRASR; this comes from the coding sequence GTGAATATTCCGGTGCACCTCGCTGCGACGCTCGCTGCCGCGGTCGATCACGGCTCACTCGACGCCGCGGCGACCGCCCTCCACATCACGCCGCCCGCGGTAAGCCAGCGCATTCGGCAGCTGGAACACGTCACGGGCCAGGTCCTGCTGATCCGCTCCCGCCCGGTGCAGGCCACCGCGGCGGGCCTTGCCGTGCTGCGCTTCGCACGGCAGGTGGAGCACCTCGATTCCGTGACCCGTCAAGAGCTTGGACTCCACGGACGTTCCGTCTCGATCCCCATCGGCGTCAACGCGGACTCGCTCGCGACCTGGCTGCTCGCTCCGCTCACGAAGCTCGCAAGCTCGAGCTCGATCACCTTTGATCTGCATCGCGATGACCAAGAGCACACACTCGAACTGCTCGAACGCGGCGTCGTCCTTGCGGCCGTGACCTCCCAGCCGGAGCCTGTTCCCGGCTGCTCGGTGCGGCCCCTAGGGGCGATCACCTATCGCGCCGCGGCCTCGGCATCGTATGCCCGACGCTGGCTCGCCGGAGGCCCGACACCTTCCGCCCTCGAGAGTGCCCCGCTCGTCGACTTTGATCGGCGAGACGAACTCCAGTCGCTGTGGCTCAAGGCGATGGGCGCTGACCCAGCGGCACCGCCGCGCCACCGGATCCCCAGTACCTCCGACATGACGCACGCCATCAGGATGGGCCTTGGGTGGGGCATGGTTATCACGATCGAGGGGCACGACCACTCGGCGGGTCTCCAGCTCTTGGGGGGAGAGCCGGTCGCCGTGCCTCTGTATTGGCAACAGTGGCGCGCGTCCTCTGACCTCCTTGACTCCGTGGCCACACACATCGAGGAGGCGGCCCGACCGTTGCGCGCATCGCGCTAG
- a CDS encoding LysE/ArgO family amino acid transporter → MTSYLAGLGLMLSLIVAIGAQNLFVLRQGVRREFVWLVVGICAVSDAVLVCAGVAGVGAVVTSHPAVLTVVRWAGAAFLLVYGLLAAKRAWRPAVLDADSDAPVAAASAASVAAACLAITWLNPHVYLDTVFLVGTVASTHALPWVFAAGAITASVVWFTGLGFGARALAPVLATQRAWRVLDALIAVVMIALAVGLVLSA, encoded by the coding sequence ATGACCTCGTACCTCGCGGGCCTTGGGCTGATGCTCTCGCTCATCGTCGCCATTGGCGCGCAGAACCTCTTTGTGCTGCGCCAGGGCGTGCGGCGCGAGTTCGTGTGGCTGGTGGTGGGGATCTGCGCCGTGTCCGACGCGGTGCTCGTGTGCGCAGGGGTCGCGGGCGTTGGCGCGGTGGTGACCTCGCATCCGGCAGTGCTCACGGTGGTGCGCTGGGCCGGCGCCGCGTTCCTCCTGGTGTACGGGCTGTTGGCCGCCAAGCGCGCGTGGCGGCCGGCGGTGCTCGACGCCGACTCCGACGCGCCGGTAGCGGCGGCCAGCGCCGCGTCTGTGGCGGCGGCGTGTCTCGCAATCACGTGGCTGAACCCGCACGTGTATCTGGACACGGTATTCCTGGTGGGCACCGTCGCGTCCACGCACGCGCTTCCGTGGGTGTTCGCTGCCGGGGCGATCACCGCGTCGGTGGTGTGGTTCACGGGGCTGGGCTTTGGCGCGCGGGCGCTCGCGCCCGTGCTCGCCACGCAGCGGGCGTGGCGAGTGCTGGATGCGCTGATTGCCGTGGTGATGATCGCGCTCGCGGTAGGGCTGGTCCTCAGCGCGTAG
- a CDS encoding class I SAM-dependent methyltransferase, whose amino-acid sequence MDAAEARLVVSADCRALTDAIGEYDAKAALSVGQRLRSEGVPPQLVAAALTQARLRAAARAKFGEFAAGMAFSQEGLEQATRLTVAALHARRYVEAGIRRVADLTAGLGADAMALAALGVGVVAFESDEAAAVLCDHNLRHWPDAVVVHADSMTTVRGVEVDGVFADPARRSGGGRRHSLPTTFHLWTRCWSCGISSPRWA is encoded by the coding sequence ATGGACGCCGCCGAAGCACGCCTCGTCGTATCCGCCGATTGCCGCGCCCTTACCGACGCTATCGGCGAGTACGACGCGAAGGCCGCCTTGAGCGTCGGGCAGCGTTTGCGTTCCGAGGGCGTGCCGCCCCAGCTTGTCGCCGCGGCCCTCACCCAGGCCCGGCTGCGCGCGGCCGCGCGCGCGAAGTTCGGCGAGTTCGCGGCCGGCATGGCGTTCAGTCAGGAGGGGCTTGAGCAGGCGACCCGGCTTACCGTTGCGGCCCTGCATGCCCGACGCTATGTCGAGGCTGGTATTCGACGTGTCGCCGATCTCACGGCGGGTTTGGGGGCCGACGCGATGGCGCTCGCGGCGCTCGGCGTCGGGGTGGTCGCGTTCGAGAGCGACGAGGCCGCGGCGGTGCTGTGCGACCACAACCTCAGGCACTGGCCGGATGCCGTGGTGGTTCACGCGGACTCGATGACGACGGTGCGCGGCGTGGAGGTCGACGGCGTGTTCGCGGATCCGGCGCGCCGGTCCGGGGGTGGTCGCCGACACTCCCTGCCGACTACCTTCCACCTCTGGACTCGGTGCTGGAGCTGCGGGATCAGTTCCCCGCGCTGGGCCTGA